CGGTCAGTGTGTGCTGAGTGTTCATCATCACGGTCCATTGCAGGAGGCAATACATCGTAAGAACGACGCCAGATGTGAACCTGTTCATCACCAAATTGTTCAGCAGCTTCTGCTTTGTTTTTACCAGTCAAACCACCGTAGTGACGTTCGTTCAAGCGCCATGATTTTTCAACTGGAACCCACAATTGGTCAGAAGCTTCAAGAGCCAAGTTAGTCGTTTTGATCGCACGTTTCAATACTGAAGTATAAGCTTGGTCAAATTCGATACCAGCTTCTTTGATCAATTTACCAGCGTCGATCGCTTGTTGTGTACCTTTTTCAGACAAATCAACATCAGCCCAACCAGTGAAAAGGTTAGCTTTGTTCCATTCAGACTCACCGTGGCGAGCAAAAACCAATTTTACCATTAGATGGATCTCCTTTTTATTCTCCGAGGTTTCCCCCGTTTATCTATTCTATTCTACTAGATTTTCAGTGAAAAATCTAGTGGCGACCATAGAAAAGTGCAATTTCTCACAAAAAAGAGCCTGACGGCTCTGGTTTCTCTCCCATTAATTTTTCTGACAGTCGGGGCAAATGCCATAGACGGTCATCTGGGTCTTGGTGATCTGGTAGCCACTTTGACTGGCTGCTTCTTTGCGAAGATCTGGGACTTCAATGTCCACATCTGCGATACGGCCACATTTTTCACACACCACATTCAAATGGTCATGCCCCATGAAATCAAAATAGGTCGTGGTATCATTGCGAACCTTGATCTCAGAAACAACCCCCTCATCAATCAAAACCTTGATATTGTTGTAGACAGTTGCTAAACTCATGCTTGGAAACTGAGGCAATAAATCGCGATAGATCTTCTCAGCGCTTGGATGTTCATGACTCGCCACTAAATAAGAAAGAACTGCTCTGCGGGTATCGGTAATCCGAATGCCCTTAGCACGCAAATTTTGCAAGACTTCTTCCACGCGCTCTTCTTCATGACGATGCAATGCGTTCACTATGATTCCCCCTTTCCAATATGATTTAATCGATTCGTTACCCTTATTATATCATGTTTCAAAATAAATCACTATTTAGAATGCTTTTAATTAAAAAAAATGTCCAGTGGACATTTTTTTCACGAGCCTGAAAATGGAAGAGCGAGTTTTTGTCCGGGGGACATTGATTCACGAGCCTGAAAATGAAAAAGCGAGTTCATGTCCGAGGGACATTGATTCACGAGCCCGAAATAGATTCATCTACTCTCAGCCGATCCAACTGGTCATCCAGCGCACGGTTCCTAGGATCATTTTGACCACGAGGATCATAAAGCAAAATTCCAGTACAAACCACAGCCCTTTCAATAGATACAAAATAGGTCGGATAAACAACAAGGCAAAGAGGCCTAAAATGAATCGCATGGTCTTTTCTCTCTTTCTTTTTTCCTATTATACCCTTATCCTATAGAGCTGTCCAACAAAAAAACCACCCTAGAAATCTAGGATGGCTTTTCAAAATGCAATTATTTAACTGCTTCTTTAAGAGCTTTACCAGCTTTGAATGCTGGAACTTTAGAAGCTGCGATTTTGATTTCTTTACCAGTTTGTGGGTTGCGACCTTTACGAGCTGCACGTTCACGAACTTCAAAGTTACCAAAACCGATCAATTGAACTTTTTCACCTTTTGAAAGGTATTCTGAAACTGCTGCGAATACAGCATCAACAGCTGCTGCTGAATCTTTTTTAGTCAATTCTGTAGCTTCTGCCACTTTTGCGATCAAATCTTGTTTGTTAGCCATTTAACAAATCCTCCAATTTTTTTTAGGCTTTACACCTTAACAGTACTATCATATCTAAAAAAAGCCTTTAGGTCAAGTACTAAACCTGTTTTTTTAAACATTTATTTAGCTTATTCGTAGCGCACCAAAACTGCAAATGCATTCTCACCTGTATGGGTTTGAATAATCGATCCAGTTTCGAGAACTGGGATTGCTTTTTCGACGAGTGATTGCAACTGAGCCTTCATTTCATTGGCCCACTCTGGTGTCCCTGCGTAAGAAATCCCGATCTCAGCCACCTTGCTGTGGGATAGTTTTTCTACTAATTCATCCAACCATTTCTTAAAGGTCTTGTTTCCACGTCCCTTGACGATTGGTTCCAATTGATGGTCCTTCATTTCCATTACCACACGGATGTTGAGAAGCGAGCTCAAAAGTCCGGTAACACGGCCAATCCGACCACCTTTAACTAGATTTTCCAAGGTAGATACGCCGATATACAACTCTGTCTTTTCTTTGACTTCTTCAATACGAGCTAAAACGGTGTCTAGATCTGCTCCTTCTTTAGCCAACTTAGCTGCCTCAACCACTTGGAACTTCATGGCTTGGTCTGTAAAGCCACTATCAATCACAGTTACTTCTGCCCCTGACAAGGTTGCCCCTTGACGAGCCGCCTCTACGGTTCCTGACAAGGCATGAGACATATGAATTGAAACGATATGAGCTCCATCTGCTGCTAGGTTTTCATAAATTTCCGCAAAGACTCCAACAGGTGGTTGGCTGGTCTTTGGAAGATTTTTGCTAGACTGCATTAAGCGCAAGAAGTCCCCTTCGCCCAACTCACTGTCAGAATAAAGGACTCCATCCACCATAACAGAAAGCGGCACAATGGTAATGCCATATTCTTCAACCACTTCAGGCTCAATTGTAATAGATGAGTCTGTAACTATTTTAATATTTGCCATATATTTCTATACTCTTCCTAAGAATGTTCTGTTTTCATTATATCAAAAAACACGGGGTTTTGCAGTGAAAGATATCCATTCCTGCTTCCTCAGTCGTCTGCGGCAGAAAAACCTGTATTATGAAGGACATGGTCATGGACGATGCCTTGATCATCCAAGAGCAATCCATGGAGGACTCCACCATAGACAGCGCCCCCATCGACGCCCATCTTCTGATCTGAAATCCAAAGATTTTCGGTACCGACCGGCTCATTGAGCAGTCCATAAACCGGCGTATGGCCAAAGACGATCCATTTGCCTGTATGATTCTCCGCTTCATGGAATGGTTTACGAATCCAGACTTTTTGGTAATCACTGGTTTCCCGCCAATTTTCAAGGGTTAGATCCACACCAGCGTGAACAAAGTAATAGGTCTCTGTCTCGTAGTCAAAGGGCAAACTGCGGATAAAGGCCACCAAGTCAGGGACGGCACTCTCTACGGCTTGTGCATCCGCAATGCCATCCACAGGAGCATCGAGCGGCCGGCCTAAAAGAGAGTTGATGGTCGTATCGCCACCATTTCTTCGATAGTGGTCATAACGCTCTTCTGGATTGTCCAACCAAGCTAAAAACATGTACTCGTGATTCCCAGAAAGGCAGACAGCTCCGTGGTGGTCTACGTAGTCTTTTACGATTTCAATCGATCGTTTGCTGTTTTCGCCTCGATCTATCAAATCCCCTAAAAAGACCAATTGAGCTTTTCCATCCCACTCTGTCATGAGCTCTTCTAGCATTTGTGCTTTTCCGTGAATATCTCCGACTACAAAGTATGTTGACATTGGTTCAAACCTTCTTTCTCTTAACGCTTGAGAAGTTGCTCTGCTTGTTGACGGGCAGCTTCCGTTAGATCCTCTCCTGCCAGCATCTTGGCAATTTCTTCGATTCGTTCTTCTCTATTGAGCAAACGCACAGTAGATACAGTTGAGTGTTCATCACTGATTTTCTCAATATAGAATTGATAATCTGCTGCAGCGATGACTTGAGGCAGGTGAGAAATAGCAAGCACTTGGCCATTTTGACCAATCTTATGAATTTTCGCTGCGATGGCTTGAGCCACGCGCCCAGAGACTCCTGTATCCACCTCGTCAAAGACAATACTGGTTTTTCCTTCTTTTCGAGAAAAAGCAGACTTAATGGCCAACATCAAGCGTGACAATTCTCCGCCAGATGCCACCTTGACAAGAGGTTTAAAGTCCTCACCTGGGTTGGTCGAAATGTAAAACTCGACGGCTTCATTTCCCTCACGATTAAACTTAGCCTTGCTAAAACGCACTTGAAAACGCGCCTTGTCCATGTAGAGATCTGCCAATTCTTGCTGGATTTCATTTTCCAAAGCTTGGGCCAGGGCATGCCGCTGATCACTCAAATCTTGAGCCAAGGTGACCAAACTCTTTTCCAAACGTTTCAGTTCTTTTTCCAAATCCTCAGACGAGAGGTCACTTCCGGTGAGGAGGCTATATTCTTTGGTGATTTGCGCCAGGTATTCCAAGACGTCCTTGACTTGACCACCATACTTGCGCGTGATAGAGTGGATCAAATCCAAACGTGATTCCACCTGCATGAGGCGATTGCCATCAAACTCCAGACCATCGACCACATCTTCTAAGCGCTTGGTAATATCCTCAAGGGCATAAAAGGTTTCAGATAACTGGCTTGAGAGCTCTTTGTAGCTGGGATCGTATTCTTCGATGCTTTCCAGATCATTCATGGCTGAGCGAACATTGGAGAGGCTCGAAAATTCTTCTGCATCCAGCATAGTATAGGCATTGGTTAGGGTATCTGCAATCATCTTGTGATTGAGCAGGCGTTGGCGTTCTTGCTCCAGACGCAGGTCCTCATCCACTTCCAAGGAAGCAGCCTCAATCTCTGCAATTTGAAACTCCAACATCTCAATACGGGCCTTGTTTTCCTGCTGATTGCGCTGGAGTTCCATCACTTGTTTGCGCAGGCGTTTGTAATCTTCAAAGGTCTGACGATAAGCATCTTTAGTTTGGAAAAAGGCTGCATCCCCAAATTCATCCAGCATAGCGATATGCAATTGGGGCCGCA
The DNA window shown above is from Streptococcus sp. S1 and carries:
- a CDS encoding phosphoglycerate mutase is translated as MVKLVFARHGESEWNKANLFTGWADVDLSEKGTQQAIDAGKLIKEAGIEFDQAYTSVLKRAIKTTNLALEASDQLWVPVEKSWRLNERHYGGLTGKNKAEAAEQFGDEQVHIWRRSYDVLPPAMDRDDEHSAHTDRRYASLDDSVIPDAENLKVTLERALPFWEDKIAPALKDGKNVFVGAHGNSIRALVKHIKQLSDDEIMDVEIPNFPPLVFEFDEKLNVVKEYYLGK
- a CDS encoding Fur family transcriptional regulator, which translates into the protein MNALHRHEEERVEEVLQNLRAKGIRITDTRRAVLSYLVASHEHPSAEKIYRDLLPQFPSMSLATVYNNIKVLIDEGVVSEIKVRNDTTTYFDFMGHDHLNVVCEKCGRIADVDIEVPDLRKEAASQSGYQITKTQMTVYGICPDCQKN
- a CDS encoding HU family DNA-binding protein; this encodes MANKQDLIAKVAEATELTKKDSAAAVDAVFAAVSEYLSKGEKVQLIGFGNFEVRERAARKGRNPQTGKEIKIAASKVPAFKAGKALKEAVK
- a CDS encoding DegV family protein translates to MANIKIVTDSSITIEPEVVEEYGITIVPLSVMVDGVLYSDSELGEGDFLRLMQSSKNLPKTSQPPVGVFAEIYENLAADGAHIVSIHMSHALSGTVEAARQGATLSGAEVTVIDSGFTDQAMKFQVVEAAKLAKEGADLDTVLARIEEVKEKTELYIGVSTLENLVKGGRIGRVTGLLSSLLNIRVVMEMKDHQLEPIVKGRGNKTFKKWLDELVEKLSHSKVAEIGISYAGTPEWANEMKAQLQSLVEKAIPVLETGSIIQTHTGENAFAVLVRYE
- a CDS encoding metallophosphoesterase, translated to MSTYFVVGDIHGKAQMLEELMTEWDGKAQLVFLGDLIDRGENSKRSIEIVKDYVDHHGAVCLSGNHEYMFLAWLDNPEERYDHYRRNGGDTTINSLLGRPLDAPVDGIADAQAVESAVPDLVAFIRSLPFDYETETYYFVHAGVDLTLENWRETSDYQKVWIRKPFHEAENHTGKWIVFGHTPVYGLLNEPVGTENLWISDQKMGVDGGAVYGGVLHGLLLDDQGIVHDHVLHNTGFSAADD
- the recN gene encoding DNA repair protein RecN, which translates into the protein MLLEISIKNFAIIEEISLNFEKGMTVLTGETGAGKSIIIDAMNMMLGSRATTDVIRHGAPKAEIEGLFTVESNRHLTALFEEQGLEWTDELIIRREILQNGRSVSRINGQMVNLSVLKAVGQHLVDIHGQHDQEELMRPQLHIAMLDEFGDAAFFQTKDAYRQTFEDYKRLRKQVMELQRNQQENKARIEMLEFQIAEIEAASLEVDEDLRLEQERQRLLNHKMIADTLTNAYTMLDAEEFSSLSNVRSAMNDLESIEEYDPSYKELSSQLSETFYALEDITKRLEDVVDGLEFDGNRLMQVESRLDLIHSITRKYGGQVKDVLEYLAQITKEYSLLTGSDLSSEDLEKELKRLEKSLVTLAQDLSDQRHALAQALENEIQQELADLYMDKARFQVRFSKAKFNREGNEAVEFYISTNPGEDFKPLVKVASGGELSRLMLAIKSAFSRKEGKTSIVFDEVDTGVSGRVAQAIAAKIHKIGQNGQVLAISHLPQVIAAADYQFYIEKISDEHSTVSTVRLLNREERIEEIAKMLAGEDLTEAARQQAEQLLKR